The genomic DNA TACTGGGCAGTTACTGACGCTGAGGAGCGAAAGCATGGGTAGCGAACAGGATTAGATACCCTGGTAGTCCATGCCGTAAACGGTGGGCGCTAGGTGTGAGGGTCTTTTCACGACTTTCGTGCCGTAGCTAACGCATTAAGCGCCCCGCCTGGGGAGTACGGCCGCAAGGCTAAAACTCAAAGGAATTGACGGGGGCCCGCACAAGCGGCGGAGCATGTGGATTAATTCGATGCAACGCGAAGAACCTTACCTGGGCTTGACATACACCGGATCGGGCTAGAGATAGTCTTTCCCTTTGTGGCTGGTGTACAGGTGGTGCATGGTTGTCGTCAGCTCGTGTCGTGAGATGTTGGGTTAAGTCCCGCAACGAGCGCAACCCTTGTCTTATGTTGCCAGCATTTGGTTGGGGACTCATGAGAGACTGCCGGGGTCAACTCGGAGGAAGGTGGGGATGACGTCAAATCATCATGCCCCTTATGTCCAGGGCTTCACACATGCTACAATGGTCGGTACAATGCGCAGCGACACTGTGAGGTGGAGCGAATCGCTGAAAGCCGGCCTTAGTTCGGATTGGGGTCTGCAACTCGACCCCATGAAGTCGGAGTCGCTAGTAATCGCAGATCAGCAATGCTGCGGTGAATACGTTCCCGGGCCTTGTACACACCGCCCGTCACGTCATGAAAGTTGGTAACACCCGAAGCCGGTGGCCCAAACTTGTTAGGGAGCCGTCGAAGGTGGGATCGGCGATTGGGACGAAGTCGTAACAAGGTACCCGTACCGGAAGGTGCGGGTGGATCACCTCCTTTCTAAGGAGCTTTATTTGTGGGCACAGTTGTGCTTTTCCTGCCACGGTTTATGGTGGGTGGTTGGTTGAGTGTGCGAGTGTCATGCTGCCAACGTTGTTTGTTGAAATCCGGGTGAATCACGCACCTTTAAGGCAAGTCAAGTGTTTGAATGGCGCTTTGTGACACACAAGCCGTGCACAGTTGTAAAAAATAGGTTGTTTGTATGTTGGTGCATTGTTGGGTGTCTGGGGCATTATTCCCCTTTTTTTGTGCCTGACCATTTGTCGTGCTGACACGGTTTGTGTTGGCCGGGTGTGGTTGGGGTGTTGTGTGAGAACTGTATAGTGGACGCGAGCATTAAACATGCATGGATGGGCTGCTTTTGTGGTTTGTTTGTGTGTGTTTGTGTGATTTCTTTTTTCTTTAGTTAATTTTTTGTCAAGTTCACTTGTGTGGCCACTGCATGTTTGTGTGTGGTGGTTTGTGTGTTCGTTATTAAGGGCGCATGGTGGATGCCTTGGCATGCTGAGCCGATGAAGGACGTGAAAGGCTGCGTTAAGCCTCGGGGAGTTGTCAATTAAGCGTTGATCCGAGGATGTCCGAATGGGGAAACCTGGCCCTGGTTATGTGGGGTTACCCTTCAGTGAATTCATAGCTGTTGTGGGGGTTGACGCGGGGAAGTGAAACATCTCAGTACCCGTAGGAGGAGAAAATAATAATGATTCTGCTAGTAGTGGCGAACGAACGTGGATGAGGCTAAACCGTGTGCATGTGATACCTGGTAGGGGTTGTGTGTGCGGTGTTGTGGGCCCCAATGGGCGGTGACTACCATCATCGTGCTTGTGTGTTGTTGTTAGGTGAAGTGGTTTGGAATGGCCTGCCGGAGAAGGTGAGAGTCCTGTAGTTGAAGACAATGGCATGTGGGTTGTTGGGTTGCCCGAGTAGCAGCGGGCTCGTGGAATCTGCTGTGAATCTGCCGGGACCACCCGGTAAGCCTAAATACTCAGTGTGACCGATAGTGTATTAAGTACCGTGAGGGAATGGTGAAAAGTACCCCGGGAGGGGAGTGAAATAGTTCCTGAAACCATGTGCTTACAATCCGTCAGAGCACCTTTTTGTGTGTGATGGCGTGCCTTTTGAAGAATGAGCCTGCGAGTCAGCGGCATGTCGCGAGGTTAACCCGTGTGGGGTAGCCGTAGGGAAACCGAATCCTAATGGGGTGTTTGAGTGGCATGTCCTGGACCCGAAGCGGGGTGATCTACCCATGGCCAGTGTGAAGCAGCTGTAAGAGGTTGTGGAGGCGCGAACCCACGTAGGTTGAAAACTGCGGGGATGAGCTGTGGGTAGGGGTGAAAGGCCAATCAAACTCCGTGATAGCTGGTTCTCCCCGAAATGCATTTAGGTGCAGCGTCGTATTATAGCTTGGTGGAGGTAGAGCGACTGGTTGGTTGAGCGGGACTACAATCTTAGCAATGTCAGCCAAACTCCGAATGCCGCTAATTGTGTTGTACGGCAGTGAGACTGTGGGGGATAAGCTTCATAGTCGAGAGGGAAACAGCCCAGATCGCCGGTTAAGGCCCCTAAGGGTGTACTAAGTGGAAAAGGATGTGGGATCGCGAAGACAGCCAGGAGGTTGGCTTAGAAGCAGCCATCCTTGAAAGAGTGCGTAATAGCTCACTGGTCGAGTGGTTCTGCGCCGACAATTTAGTGGGGCTCAAGTACACCGCCGAAGCCGCGGCAAACATTTTGTTTGGGTAGGGGAGCGTCGTGCATGGGTGGAAGCGTTACCGTAAGGAGGCGTGGACTGTGTGCGAGTGAGAATGCAGGCATGAGTAACGAATTGATAGGTGAGAATCCTATCCGCCGGATGACTAAGGGTTCCTGGGTCAAGTTCGTCTTCCCAGGGTGAGTCGGGACCTAAGGCGAGGCCGACAGGCGTAGTCGATGGATAACCAGTTGATATTCTGGTACCCGTACATGCGCGCCCATGATAAAGCACTGATACTAACCACCGCGGATGCACTGCTAGTCTTCTTTGAAGATTGGTGGTGTTGATGTCGTGGGGCCTGATGTGTGGTTCAAGTGATGGGGTGACGCAGTGAGGTAGCCACGCCACTTACTGGATTGGTGGTGTAAGCGTGCAGGCCGTGTGGTAGGTAAATCCGCCACATGTTTGGTTGAGACGTGATGCGTAGACCCAATGGGGTTGATGGTGGTGATCCTGTACTGTCGAGAAAAGCCTCTAGCGATGTGTGTGTATGGCCCGTACCCTAAACCGACACAGGTAGTCAGGTTGAAAATACTAAGGCGTTCGGGTGAACTGTGGTTAAGGAATTCGGCAAAATGCCCCCGTAACTTCGGGAGAAGGGGGGCCTCACGACGTGAAGGCCCATGCGGCTGGAAGCGTTGTGGGGTCGCAGAGAATAGAGGGAAGCGACTGTTTATCAAAAACACAGGTCCATGCGAAGACGTGAAGTTGATGTATATGGACTGACGCCTGCCCGGTGCTGGAAGGTTAAGAGGACCGGTTAGTAGTCTTTGACTGCGAAGCTGAGAATTTAAGCCCCAGTAAACGGCGGTGGTAACTATAACCATCCTAAGGTAGCGAAATTCCTTGTCGGGTAAGTTCCGACCTGCACGAATGGCGTAACGACTTCTCTGCTGTCTCAACCACAGGCCCGGTGAAATTGCACTACGAGTAAAGATGCTCGTTACGCGCGGCAGGACGAAAAGACCCCGGGACCTTCACTATAGCTTGGTATTGGTGTTTGGTTCGGTTTGTGTAGGATAGGTGGGAGACAAAGAAGCTACCACGCTAGTGGTGGTGGAGTCGTTGTTGAAATACCACTCTGATCGAATTGAGCATCTAACCTTGGCCCATGATCTGGGTTGGGGACAGTGCCTGGTGGGTAGTTTAACTGGGGCGGTTGCCTCCCAAAATGTAACGGAGGCGCCCAAAGGTTCCCTCAGCCTGGTTGGCAATCAGGTGGTGAGTGTAAGTGCACAAGGGAGCTTGACTGTGAGACAGACATGTCGAGCAGGGACGAAAGTCGGGACTAGTGATCCGGCACCTACTTGTGGATGTGGTGTCGCTCAACGGATAAAAGGTACCCCGGGGATAACAGGCTGATCTTCCCCAAGAGTTCATATCGACGGGATGGTTTGGCACCTCGATGTCGGCTCGTCGCATCCTGGGGCTGGAGTAGGTCCCAAGGGTTGGGCTGTTCGCCCATTAAAGCGGCACGCGAGCTGGGTTCAGAACGTCGTGAGACAGTTCGGTCTCTATCCGCCGCGCGCGTTGAAACTTGAAGAAAGCTGTCCCTAGTACGAGAGGACCGGGACGGACGTACCTCTAGTGTGCCAGTTATCCCGCCAGGGGTATCGCTGGTTGGCTACGTACGGAAGGGATAACCGCTGAAAGCATCTAAGCGGGAAGCCTGTTTTAAGATGAGGTTTCGTTAAGGTCCCCTAAAGACGATAGGGTAGATAGGCCAGACCTGGACGCACTGCAAAGTGTGAAGGCTACTGGTACTAATTGACCACAACAAACACCAACACACTGGTGTAACTCAACAAAAACAACAAAAAGAAAAAACAAAAAAGTCACTGTCGTGACCGCGTCCACTATGCAGTATCTGACACAACACCCAGACACCCATGAAGAGGGAAACAATGTTCTGAAGGTTTGTCGGTGGTCAATAGCTGCAGGGAAACGCCCGGTCCCATTCCGAACCCGGAAGCTAAGCCTGCACACGCTGATGGTACTGCAACCGGGAGGTTGTGGGAGAGTAAGTCACCGCCGACACCAAACAACAAACACAACAGAATACCGAACACAAAGAAGCCGTAAACACACTACACAGTGATGTTTACGGCTTCTTTTTGCGTTTTCCACACTTTAGTGGTCTCCTCCGATAGACGTGTGTAGCTCTTGAGTGGGTATTGGCCCACTCCTTTTCAAAACGCATAACGAGACTTGCCCTAGTAGCGGCCTTCAACCCAGCGAGATTGTCCAGACCGGCCTAGGTCGAAGGGGACTTTCCTAGTAGATCCTCTCCACTACCCTGCATCTTCTAAATCTAGCCCGAACCCCGATGTGTCCACTTTCCGTGGGCGGGCCCGAGGAATAGAGATATTCACGACAATGTGGTTAAGTGGCCTAACTAAATGCGTGCAAGAAACGTGGTCAAGTTTATTTTGTAGTGAGGATTGGTCTGATGACGTATTTCATGCAGTTTGATGAGTCGATGAAGGCTATTCGGCCGTCGGATAATACGCGGCTTTGTATGCCAACGCGCGGTGGTGATCTGGAGATGCATGTGTATGAGGCTAACCACCGTAGTGGTGCTGCTTGTTTGGTAGCTGTTCCGCGTACGGCGGAGAATTTGGCTGTTTTGGGGCTTGGGGCTGATGTTGGCCCGTCGTCGGAGTGGATTGTTCCGCCGTTTCCGTTGCTTAAGAGTGCGTTTCGTAGGGGCGGGCCTTTTGTTCGGGATGGCAAGGTTGAGTCTGTGCCAGGGGATTTTGATCCTGCGAAGGTCGTGGTTGGTGGGGATAAGTATCGTCCGGGGTTGCCTGGGTTTGTGCCGAGGGAGCTTAACGATGAGATTCCGCTGGATGTTGACAGTGTGGACTCCAGTGTCTGGCGTATCCGTAGATGGGTAAGTGGAGCGGCTACTAGGGCTGCAACCGATGAGGAGCGTAGCTACCAGCTGATTCCGTGGGGATTTTTATCGATTGGTTTTTTGGATTTGTGGCTTGAGCAGTATCGTTGCTATCACTTGGGTGTGGATATCCCGACGGAGTTGAGTCCGCCGGATGAGGATATTGATCATGATGCTCAGGAATCTGAGTCGGCCTCGGGGTTGAAGATGCGGCGTGTTGAGTTGGATGCGTCTGCTGGGGAGTTGGAGGGGCAGCACTCGGTCTATATCCAGGTTGTGGTTGGTTCGGAGCTTGATGAGGCTGTGTCTGCTACGGGGCAAGAGGCTAATGGGTATTTCCTTGAGGGGTTGGGGGAGTATTTGAGGTTGACGGGTCAGATTGATGGCAGTGTGCAGTTTGATCCGGAGGGGCAGGGGATCGGTATTTACGGGGACCCCAAACACGTCGAGAAGATTCAGGTTGTTTTCGCGGAGATTGCCGAGGCGCCGGCCGAGATCGCGGGTTTGATTGAGAAGGCGGAGGCAGCCGGTGTCGAATTCGACGACTAGTTTGGGTCCTGTTGGTTTGGTGCTTTGAAACGCGAAGCATTGGTGGTTTTCTGACGATGTTCGGGCGTATTGACAAAATCGCAGATGCGCTGGGAACGAATACCTATTTTTACAACGAATTCAAGCGTCAAACCGGAATGGAAGGCCCACAAGCCAGAGGGTGTCAGGAACTTTGTGTGTGAGACTCTGATCTTGAAGGAGTTTTACTGATAATGACTGCTGTGTCACCGAAGAAGGGCCATGATCCGGCGAGGGTCAATGAGATCAGCGAGAAGCTGATGGAAAATCCTGAGCTGACCAGCCTGATAAGCGAGCTGTCGACCACTGTTAATGATGCATGCGATCTGGTCAAAGGTCTGTTGTGGGCATCGATTAACGCTGGTCTGCAGGCGGAGATGGATGCACATTTGGGCCACAGCCATGCCGACCGTAAGGCGAAGGGCAGGGTGAAAACCGCACAGGAGAGCAATCACCGTAACGGGTCATACACCAAGACCGTTAATTTTGGGTACGGCGCGTTGGAAGTGACCATGCCGAGGGATCGTGCCGGTACGTTTGCTCCAAAATGGTGCCCAAAAGGCTTCTCGTTCTTCGCGCAGAATCATTCGCCGCTTGGGCATGATCGTGCACGGCTTTTATGCGGGCACGTTTGCCGGTGCTGTACTCTTTGATCCGTGAATGCAGCGAGGCACGGTTGATGCCGAGCTCTGCTGATGCTGAGTTCAGCGAGAGCTCCTCGTTGTTCTTATAGAGGGCCACGGCATCGCGTTTGAACTCTTCGGAGTACCTGGACATGGTGGTAGATTACCTTTCTTCCCAGCCCGACTGGACTGGATATCAGGTGTCCACCAAATGGGGGTCAGGCCCATCAGCCACCGTCTTCACCGTAGACACCGAGAAGGTGGCAGCACATAATTCGGCCTTAGAAGCTTGTGCTATTGATTATCGATGAGGCGGTGCGTGTATAGGGGCAGGGCAGACTCAAACTCGCGCGGCTTTCCACTGAGGGGATCGGTGAACTCGATGTGCGTGGCTGTTAGGTGCATGGGGATACGCATGTCCTCTGCTTCTTCGGGAAAGATTTTTGGATAGACGGGATCACCCAGGATGGGTACGCCGGCCTGCCACATATGGAGACGCAATTGATGGGTCTTTCCCGTTGTTGGTTTTAGCGCGTATTTGCCCAATTTCGGCAGGTGGCCGTGGAGTTTTTCATAAGGGGTGTTATCTATTAGTTCTACTGCGGCCAAAGTGGTAAAAGCATTGGGGCTTCCATCGCCTATGCGGCCTTGGATTTCGCCGGGGGTTTTGGTGAGGTGGGAGGCCCACTGGAGAGGCGTCGGAAAGCGGCGGTATTCGGCGATTGCCTGATAGGTCTTATGTACTTTCTTTTCTGCAAATAGGGTTTGGTAGGCGCCCCGAACATCGCGATGTTTGGTGAATAACAAAATTCCGGAGGTAAGTCTGTCTAGGCGGTGCGCCGGGGCGAGTTCGTTGTTTCCCGTCATTCGCCGTAGCTGGACTGTAGCGGTCTGTACGATGTGGCGGGCTCGTGGCATGGTTGCCATAAACGGCGGCTTATCGGCGACGAGGATATGTTCATCCTCGAAGAGGATAGGGAGATCGTAAGGCACCGGTGTTTCGGGTGTCGGCATCCGATAGAAGAAGACGTCCTCGTCGTTGCTCAATATGGAGTCGGGCCGAAGCTTGGTCTGATTGCGTAGGACAACCTCGCCAGAGTCAAAACGCGCCTGAAGCGCCGAAGCGTCATCGTCGGGGTGTCGGTGGCGTTGTGCCGAAATGACTGCACTAAGAAAGTCCCAGGCCGTTAAGCCTGCCTCGGGAGTGCGGACACGGGTTGGATTCAGACCGTCTTTAATCGGCAAAGGCGTGAAACCTTTTCGGCGATGTATTAATGTTTTGTCCATGGATTTTAACTCTCTCATTGAACCGGTTGTTGCCTTTTTCTCTGAAGGTATCGGTGCCGTGATTCGTACCGTCTTGGAATTTGTGTACACCGTTATGTTCCCGTCGAATTCCGAGGCTGCAACCGTCAACCCTCAAGCCTAATCCGTACTACAATTAAGGTATAACCACGGAAAGGACACATCATGGCTAAGGAAGACATTGTAGTCGTTGCCGTTGACGGTTCGGATGCATCGAAGAATGCCGTCCGTTGGGCCGCAAATACGGCTATGAAGCGCGAGATTCCACTGCGGATCGCATCCAGCTACACCATGCCACAGTTCCTGTACGCAGAGGGCATGGTTCCGCCAAAGGAGCTTTTCGACGACTTGCAGGCCGAGACCCTCGAGAAGATCGAGGAAGCTCGCGCCATCGCCCATGAAGTAGCCCCAGAGCTGAAGATTGGTCACACTGTGGCCGAGGGCTCCCCGATCGACATGCTGCTAGAAATGTCGCACGATGTCACCATGATCGTCATGGGCTCCCGCGGTATGGGTGGCTTATCCGGCATGGTGATGGGTTCTGTCTCCGCTTCGGTTGTGTCCCACGCCTCTTGCCCGGTGGTCGTCGTTCGCGAGGATAATCATGTTACGGACTCCACCAAGTACGGCCCTGTCGTCGTTGGCGTGGATGGTTCTGAGGTTTCGCAGAAGGCCACAGCTTATGCCTTCCGCGAGGCACAGGCCCGCGGTGCTGCTTTGATTGCCGTGCATACTTGGATGGATATGCAGGTGCAGGCTTCCTTGGCGGGTCTGTCGGCCGCCCAGTCCGAGTGGGCGGATATTGAAAAGGAGCAGAGCGAGCTTCTGACTGAGAATCTGAAGGAGCCGCGTCAGGAATACCCAGAGGTTGAGGTAAAGAAGCTTATTACCCGTGACCGTCCAGTGAGCGCTTTGACCGAAGCCGCAGAAGGGGCGCAGCTTCTGGTTGTGGGTTCCCACGGCCGCGGCGGCTTCAAAGGTATGCTCTTGGGTTCGACCTCTCGTGCACTGTTGCAGTCTGCGCCATGCCCGATGATGGTTGTCCGCCCAGATGATGAAGACTAGAAACCCCTGCTGATAGAGCGCTTCGTCCATAAGGGCGGGGCGCTCTTGTTGTGTGGAGTCGCCTTAGGTAGGGTGCGCTCGTGTACGCTAAGGTATACCCACTAATTTAGGAGGATTATATGAACTTGGGTTTGGGGCTTTTTAGCTCAATTATTATTGGTATTATCGCCGGCTGGTTGGCAGAAAAGATTATGAAGCGCGACCATGGCTTGTTGACCAACCTTATCGTTGGTGTGCTTGGCGGTGTTATCGGCGGCATGATTATCCACTTCCTGAATATTGAGGAAGGCGGTTGGATCTTCTCGTTGCTTGCCGCTACTGGTGGCGCCTGTATCCTGCTGTGGATTGTCGGGCTCATCAAGAAGTAGCCCGAATATAATTCGCGTACATACCGGTTTGTCTATAAAGTATAGATGAACCGGCTTTGTCGTTTTAGAGAGGAACCCATGGCAGAGAAGAAGTCGCGCCGCAATCGGCCCAGCCCGCGCAGCCGGCTGCTGGAATCGGCGACCAAGCTTTTTACCACCGAGGGCATTCGCGTCATCGGAATTGACCGAATTTTGCGCGAGGCGGATGTGGCTAAGGCTTCTTTGTATTCTCTATTCGGCTCCAAAGACGCACTGGTTATCGCCTATGTGGAAGCTTTGGATGAGAAATTCCGCCAAGATTGGGAAAAGCGCACCGCGGAGATGAAGGATCCAGATCAGAAGATCCTGGCCTTTTTTGATAAGGCAATTGACGAAGAGCCAGAGCAGGAGTTCCGCGGATCTCATTTCTTGAATGCAGCAGGCGAATATCCGCGCCCAGAAACTGAAGCAGAACGCGGCATCGTGGCTGCGTGCGTGGAGCACCGCAATTGGGTGCATTCCACATTGACCGCCCTGCTGACCGAGCGCAATGGGTATCCATCCTCCTCGCAGGCGAGCCAACTATTGATCTTCTTGGATGGTGGGCGTGCCGGTGCCCGTCTCACCAAGGAAATTGGGCCACTGCAAACGGCTCGGGAATTGGCTACTCAGATGCTTTCTGCTCCCCCCGCAGATTATTCGATTTAAGGTACTTCCGAGCCTCCATTCGGAGTCGGTTTACCCGCTTCTTCTCTTCCTTGGAGAGGGCGGGTTCTTTTTCGCGTTTGCGCCAGCGGCGGATGCTTTCGCGGCGCATGTTGTGGACATCCTCCGTGAGCGGGTAATTGCGGTGCAAAATGAGCTCGAAGATGGCGGTTTGAATCAGCGTGAATAGGTAGGCGCAGCCCCAGTAAAGGATGATTGCTACTGGGATTGGGCCGGTTTGGGCCAAGTTCCACAGGAAGAAGGGGACGATGAGCAGCAAGAAGCCCATCAGGATGAAGACTCGGCGGTTGACCTTCTGATCAAATTGAGTGGTGCGGAAGCTGCGCACCAAGGAAATGACAGAATTGGCCATGGTAAAGGCAATAGCGGCGATGAGGATCGGGTTGATGAGGTCGCCGTGTTCGCGGGCGAAGTCTGTCAGTGGCGCACCGTAGAAGGTAGTTTCGCGGAAGGCAGAGACGTCCGAAGCATTAAGCATGCCCACGGTGGTGGAGCCGCGCTCAATATTAGACATGCGCAGGAGCACTTGATAGAGACCGATGAATGCCGGAATCATGATGAGCGGGGGAATACAACCGGCCGCGGGGTTGTAGTTGTAGCTCTTCATGAGGTCTTTTTCTTCTTGCATGAGCTCCGCCATTTCCTCGGTGGTGGTGGCGTTGTTCATCTGCTTTTTAATGCGGTTATTTTCGGGGCGGATGAGTGCGCCGATGCGGGCGGAGCGTACGGAAATCCAGTTGAGAGGGACGACGACGCCACGCACGGTGATAACCAGCAGGATGATCGAGATCAGCCAAGCTGTAGATTCACCGACGAAGCTGCTGATGAGCCAGTGCCAGAATTTCATGATTCCAGAAACTGGGTACATGAAGACTTCGTACATGCTTGACCTTTCATGGGCAGTATGGTTTAAGGCATGACTAAAGTTCTTGGGGAACTCATGCTAACCATTGGCGTGGTTCTTTTACTCTTTGCATTCTATGAAGCCTATTGGACAAATGTAGAATCCGGGCAGTTGCAGGAGGAAGCGAGCACCCACCTGGAAGAGCAATGGCGGAA from Corynebacterium tuberculostearicum includes the following:
- the yidC gene encoding membrane protein insertase YidC, translating into MYEVFMYPVSGIMKFWHWLISSFVGESTAWLISIILLVITVRGVVVPLNWISVRSARIGALIRPENNRIKKQMNNATTTEEMAELMQEEKDLMKSYNYNPAAGCIPPLIMIPAFIGLYQVLLRMSNIERGSTTVGMLNASDVSAFRETTFYGAPLTDFAREHGDLINPILIAAIAFTMANSVISLVRSFRTTQFDQKVNRRVFILMGFLLLIVPFFLWNLAQTGPIPVAIILYWGCAYLFTLIQTAIFELILHRNYPLTEDVHNMRRESIRRWRKREKEPALSKEEKKRVNRLRMEARKYLKSNNLRGEQKASE
- a CDS encoding transposase, with the protein product MSRYSEEFKRDAVALYKNNEELSLNSASAELGINRASLHSRIKEYSTGKRARIKAVHDHAQAANDSARRTRSLLGTILEQTYRHDPSAWSLPTRRTQN
- a CDS encoding GlsB/YeaQ/YmgE family stress response membrane protein, translating into MNLGLGLFSSIIIGIIAGWLAEKIMKRDHGLLTNLIVGVLGGVIGGMIIHFLNIEEGGWIFSLLAATGGACILLWIVGLIKK
- a CDS encoding universal stress protein, with product MAKEDIVVVAVDGSDASKNAVRWAANTAMKREIPLRIASSYTMPQFLYAEGMVPPKELFDDLQAETLEKIEEARAIAHEVAPELKIGHTVAEGSPIDMLLEMSHDVTMIVMGSRGMGGLSGMVMGSVSASVVSHASCPVVVVREDNHVTDSTKYGPVVVGVDGSEVSQKATAYAFREAQARGAALIAVHTWMDMQVQASLAGLSAAQSEWADIEKEQSELLTENLKEPRQEYPEVEVKKLITRDRPVSALTEAAEGAQLLVVGSHGRGGFKGMLLGSTSRALLQSAPCPMMVVRPDDED
- a CDS encoding TetR/AcrR family transcriptional regulator, producing MAEKKSRRNRPSPRSRLLESATKLFTTEGIRVIGIDRILREADVAKASLYSLFGSKDALVIAYVEALDEKFRQDWEKRTAEMKDPDQKILAFFDKAIDEEPEQEFRGSHFLNAAGEYPRPETEAERGIVAACVEHRNWVHSTLTALLTERNGYPSSSQASQLLIFLDGGRAGARLTKEIGPLQTARELATQMLSAPPADYSI
- a CDS encoding pseudouridine synthase; translated protein: MRELKSMDKTLIHRRKGFTPLPIKDGLNPTRVRTPEAGLTAWDFLSAVISAQRHRHPDDDASALQARFDSGEVVLRNQTKLRPDSILSNDEDVFFYRMPTPETPVPYDLPILFEDEHILVADKPPFMATMPRARHIVQTATVQLRRMTGNNELAPAHRLDRLTSGILLFTKHRDVRGAYQTLFAEKKVHKTYQAIAEYRRFPTPLQWASHLTKTPGEIQGRIGDGSPNAFTTLAAVELIDNTPYEKLHGHLPKLGKYALKPTTGKTHQLRLHMWQAGVPILGDPVYPKIFPEEAEDMRIPMHLTATHIEFTDPLSGKPREFESALPLYTHRLIDNQ